A genomic segment from Danio aesculapii chromosome 17, fDanAes4.1, whole genome shotgun sequence encodes:
- the LOC130244588 gene encoding cell growth regulator with EF hand domain protein 1-like, which translates to MDGPLTAVNRGGVLMRSSGAVNMVSTRLVFVIILPALSLCAPQVQSLSDGILAPDLANPFGSTEDNRRLLQSYIKSNLKDGQTSPELNTREQEVFFLFSLYDYDRSGQMDGLELMQLLTDFLTYHEMMPKSTDSVVTLVDYLLQTQDLNQDGLLAPSELLSPPHQSTMEHQENSIPPDDSPADEALKQDETGKKPDDGDSENHQKDADVNQESEHKNKTQNTDEEQHKQTPEKAEEQQDQQQPPEEQKLQDDHHELENMPVHLDQPEM; encoded by the exons ATGGATGGACCGCTGACCGCCGTCAATAGAGGAG GTGTCTTAATGCGATCCAGCGGAGCAGTTAACATGGTCTCGACACGGCTGGTGTTTGTTATCATCCTCCCAGCACTGAGTCTGTGTGCTCCACAAGTCCAGAGCCTCAG TGATGGCATCCTTGCACCAGACCTTGCTAATCCTTTTGGGTCTACTGAAGACAACCGCAG GCTTCTGCAAAGCTACATCAAGAGCAACCTGAAGGATGGACAGACCAGTCCAGAGCTCAACACAAGGGAACAAG AGGTGTTCTTCCTTTTCTCCCTGTATGACTATGACAGAAGTGGGCAGATGGATGGTCTGGAACTGATGCAGCTTCTGACAGATTTCCTGACTTACCATGAAATGATGCCAAAGTCAACAGATTCT GTTGTGACCTTGGTGGATTATCTTCTACAAACTCAGGATCTGAACCAGGACGGACTACTGGCTCCATCAGAGCTGTTATCACCTCCACATCAATCCACAATGGAGCATCAAGAAAACAGCATTCCCCCTGATGATTCACCAGCTGATGAGGCTTTAAAGCAAGACGAAACCGGTAAGAAACCAGACGATGGAGATTCCGAAAATCATCAGAAAGATGCAGATGTTAACCAAGAGTCTGAACATAAGAATAAGACACAAAACACAGACGAAGAACAACACAAGCAAACACCAGAGAAAGCTGAAGAACAGCAGGACCAACAGCAGCCTCCAGAAGAGCAGAAGCTGCAGGATGATCACCATGAACTGGAGAACATGCCAGTCCATCTGGACCAACCTGAGATGtaa
- the LOC130244437 gene encoding cathepsin B-like produces the protein MWRLAFLCVISALSVSWARPRLAPLSHEMVNFINKANTTWTAGHNFHDVDYSYVKKLCGTFLKGPKLPVMVQYTEGLKLPKNFDARDQWPNCPTLKEIRDQGSCGSCWAFGAAEAISDRVCIHSNAKVSVEISSQDLLTCCDSCGMGCNGGYPSAAWDFWTTEGLVTGGLYNSHIGCRPYTIEPCEHHVNGSRPPCSGEGGDTPNCDMKCEPGYSPSYKQDKHFGKTSYSVPSNQNGIMTELFKNGPVEGAFTVYEDFLLYKSGVYQHTSGSPVGGHAIKILGWGEENGVPYWLAANSWNTDWGDNGYFKILRGEDHCGIESEIVAGIPL, from the exons ATGTGGCGGCTGGCGTTCCTGTGTGTGATCTCAGCCCTTTCAGTTAGCTGGGCCCGACCTCGCCTCGCTCCCCTGTCCCATGAGATGGTCAACTTCATCAACAAAGCCAACACTACTTGGACT GCTGGACATAACTTCCATGATGTGGATTACAGCTATGTAAAGAAGTTGTGTGGGACTTTTCTGAAGGGTCCTAAACTCCCCGTCAT GGTACAGTATACAGAGGGCCTCAAGCTCCCCAAAAACTTTGATGCTAGAGACCAGTGGCCCAATTGTCCCACTCTCAAAGAGATCCGAGACCAGGGTTCTTGCGGTTCATGTTGG GCGTTTGGAGCTGCTGAAGCCATCTCTGATAGAGTATGTATCCACAGTAATGCTAAAGTGAGCGTGGAGATCTCCTCTCAGGACCTGCTTACCTGCTGTGACAGTTGTGGAATGGG ATGTAATGGTGGATACCCGTCTGCTGCTTGGGATTTCTGGACCACAGAGGGTCTGGTCACTGGTGGACTCTATAACTCCCACATTG GCTGTCGTCCATACACCATTGAACCCTGTGAGCACCATGTGAATGGCAGTCGCCCTCCGTGTTCAGGAGAGGGAGGAGACACGCCAAACTGCGACATGAAATGTGAACCAGGCTACAGCCCCTCTTACAAGCAGGACAAACACTTTG GAAAGACGTCCTACAGTGTGCCATCTAATCAGAATGGCATCATGACTGAGCTCTTTAAGAACGGCCCAGTGGAGGGAGCCTTTACAGTCTATGAGGATTTCCTCCTTTATAAATCTG gtgTTTACCAGCACACAAGTGGGTCTCCTGTAGGTGGTCATGCCATTAAGATTTTGGGCTGGGGAGAGGAAAATGGTGTCCCTTACTGGCTAGCCGCTAACTCCTGGAACACTGACTGGGGTGATAATG GATATTTCAAGATCCTCCGAGGTGAGGACCACTGTGGAATTGAATCTGAAATCGTGGCTGGAATCCCATTGTAA